A region of Halalkaliarchaeum desulfuricum DNA encodes the following proteins:
- a CDS encoding 2-oxoacid:acceptor oxidoreductase subunit alpha, whose translation MPADFNWAIGGEAGDGIDSTGKIFAQALSRAGRHVFTSKDFASRIRGGYTAYKIRTSVDQVQSVVDRLDVLIALTPRTVEENRDELHDGSVVIYDGSRTTMQGLDLPEGVVGLDVPLNELAEEAGGAIMRNVVALGAACEVSGFPIENLDSALQKRFGDKGTSIVENNEQAARLGRDYVGEEFDHEFDYELETTDADYVLLNGDEAIGMGALAAGCRFYAGYPITPATAVMEYLTGRIEKYGGHVVQAEDELAAINLALGAARAGARSMTATSGPGIDLMAETFGLVATSETPLVIANVMRSGPSTGMPTKQEQGDLNMMLYGGHGEVPRFVLAPTTVSECFWKTVEAFNLAEKYQLPVYLAGDLSLAVTEQTYPPEAFDMDEVEIDRGFVVDEETIADHKTPDGKFKPHEITDDGISPRAFPGTDGGAHMSTGLEHDELGRRTEDTEMRKKQVEKRNRKVETAIEREAFNYREFGDPDADTLVITWGSTEGALVEALSFLEEEGIEARVISVPYIFPRPDLSEAVEAAETTIVVECNERGQFANLVEHDVLERVERINKYDGVQFKADELAEMIQDVLGEPAEKSEVSQ comes from the coding sequence ATGCCCGCGGACTTCAACTGGGCCATCGGCGGGGAAGCCGGCGATGGCATCGACTCGACCGGGAAGATCTTCGCACAGGCGCTCTCCCGGGCCGGTCGACACGTCTTCACGTCCAAGGACTTCGCGTCGCGTATCCGGGGCGGATACACGGCGTACAAGATCCGGACGTCCGTCGATCAGGTGCAAAGCGTCGTCGACAGGCTCGACGTTCTCATCGCGTTGACTCCCCGGACCGTCGAGGAGAACCGCGATGAACTGCACGACGGCTCCGTGGTCATCTACGACGGCTCCCGGACAACGATGCAGGGTCTGGATCTCCCCGAGGGAGTCGTCGGCCTCGACGTGCCGCTCAACGAACTGGCCGAAGAGGCCGGCGGCGCGATCATGCGCAACGTCGTCGCCCTGGGGGCCGCCTGCGAGGTGAGCGGGTTCCCGATCGAGAACCTCGACTCGGCGCTGCAAAAGCGGTTCGGCGACAAGGGGACGTCGATCGTCGAGAACAACGAACAGGCCGCCCGGCTCGGGCGGGACTACGTCGGAGAGGAGTTCGATCACGAGTTCGACTACGAGCTGGAGACGACCGACGCCGACTACGTCCTCCTCAACGGCGACGAGGCGATCGGCATGGGCGCGCTGGCGGCCGGCTGCCGGTTTTACGCCGGCTACCCGATCACGCCCGCGACGGCCGTGATGGAGTATCTCACCGGTCGAATCGAGAAGTACGGCGGGCACGTGGTGCAGGCGGAGGACGAACTGGCGGCGATCAACCTGGCGCTGGGAGCCGCCCGCGCGGGCGCCAGATCGATGACGGCGACCTCGGGGCCGGGAATCGACCTGATGGCCGAGACGTTCGGCCTGGTGGCCACCTCCGAGACGCCGCTCGTGATCGCCAACGTGATGCGGTCGGGTCCCTCGACGGGGATGCCGACGAAACAGGAGCAGGGCGACCTGAACATGATGCTGTACGGCGGTCACGGCGAGGTGCCGCGGTTCGTCCTCGCACCCACGACGGTTTCGGAGTGTTTCTGGAAGACCGTCGAGGCGTTCAACCTCGCCGAGAAGTACCAGCTCCCGGTCTATCTGGCTGGAGACCTCTCGCTTGCGGTGACCGAACAGACGTACCCGCCGGAGGCGTTCGACATGGACGAAGTGGAGATCGACCGCGGGTTCGTCGTGGACGAGGAGACGATCGCCGACCACAAAACCCCCGACGGGAAGTTCAAACCACACGAGATCACCGACGACGGGATCAGTCCGCGGGCGTTCCCGGGTACCGACGGCGGCGCACACATGTCCACGGGCCTCGAACACGACGAACTGGGCCGCCGCACCGAGGACACCGAGATGCGGAAAAAGCAGGTCGAAAAGCGCAACCGCAAGGTCGAGACAGCGATCGAGCGCGAGGCGTTCAACTATCGGGAATTCGGCGACCCCGACGCCGATACCCTCGTGATCACGTGGGGATCGACGGAGGGTGCCCTCGTCGAGGCGCTGTCGTTCCTGGAGGAAGAGGGAATCGAGGCGCGGGTCATCTCGGTGCCGTACATCTTCCCCCGGCCGGACCTCTCCGAGGCGGTCGAGGCGGCAGAGACGACGATCGTCGTCGAATGCAACGAGCGCGGGCAGTTCGCGAACCTGGTCGAACACGACGTACTCGAACGCGTCGAACGGATCAACAAGTACGACGGCGTCCAGTTCAAGGCGGACGAACTCGCGGAGATGATCCAAGACGTGCTCGGGGAACCTGCGGAGAAATCGGAGGTGTCACAATGA
- a CDS encoding acyl-CoA mutase large subunit family protein has product MFDDEELEEIRRAREEWEAETLEPAIERHGERTDRFATVSNLEVDRLYTPEDVSGLDYGEDLGFPGEEPYTRGVYPTMYRGRTWTMRQFAGFGTAEETNERFHYLIENGQTGLSTAFDMPSLMGIDSDDPMADGEVGKEGVAVDTLRDMEILFEGIDVGEVSTSFTINPSAAVIYAMYIAIADQQGVPREELRGTLQNDMLKEFIAQKEWVMPPEPSLDLVTDVIEFSAEKTPKFNPISISGYHIREAGSTAVQELAFTLADGFAYVEDGIDRGLDVDEFAPQLSFFFNSHNSIFEEVAKFRAARRIYARVMDEWYDAEDPASKRLKFHTQTAGQSLTAQQPLNNVVRVTIQALAGVLGGTQSLHTNSYDEALALPSEQSVRVALRTQQIIAEESGAADIVDPLGGSYAVEALTDEVEGKAMAYIEEIREMGDGSVRDGVLSGIEQGYFHREIQDAAYEYQERVEAGEETVVGVNAYELEEDTRPEILEVDETVQRRQRDRLESVKRERDEEAVEAALSELEEVVAAGENAMPAIVDAVKAYATMGEIMHVFEQQHGSYQETAGVAY; this is encoded by the coding sequence ATGTTCGACGACGAGGAACTCGAGGAGATCCGCCGGGCGCGCGAGGAGTGGGAGGCGGAAACGCTCGAACCGGCAATAGAGCGACACGGCGAACGGACCGATCGGTTCGCCACCGTGTCGAACCTCGAGGTCGATCGGCTGTACACCCCGGAGGACGTCTCCGGTCTCGACTACGGGGAGGACCTGGGCTTTCCCGGCGAGGAACCGTACACCCGCGGGGTGTATCCGACGATGTACCGCGGACGGACCTGGACGATGCGACAGTTCGCCGGCTTCGGCACCGCAGAGGAGACCAACGAGCGGTTCCATTATCTCATCGAGAACGGCCAGACTGGGCTGTCGACGGCGTTCGACATGCCGTCGCTGATGGGGATCGACTCCGACGACCCGATGGCCGACGGCGAGGTGGGAAAGGAGGGGGTCGCCGTCGACACCCTCCGGGACATGGAGATCCTCTTCGAGGGAATCGACGTCGGCGAGGTGTCTACCTCCTTTACGATCAACCCCAGCGCGGCGGTGATCTACGCGATGTACATCGCGATCGCGGATCAGCAGGGCGTCCCCCGCGAGGAGCTGCGGGGGACCCTGCAAAACGACATGCTCAAGGAGTTCATCGCCCAGAAGGAGTGGGTGATGCCCCCGGAGCCGTCGCTGGATCTCGTGACCGACGTGATCGAGTTTTCCGCCGAGAAAACCCCGAAGTTCAACCCGATCTCGATTTCGGGATACCACATCCGTGAGGCGGGATCGACCGCCGTCCAGGAGCTGGCGTTCACGCTCGCCGACGGCTTCGCGTACGTCGAAGACGGGATCGACCGCGGCCTCGACGTCGACGAGTTCGCCCCACAGCTGTCCTTCTTTTTCAACTCCCACAACTCCATCTTCGAAGAGGTCGCGAAGTTCCGCGCCGCCCGCCGGATCTACGCCCGGGTGATGGACGAGTGGTACGACGCCGAGGACCCGGCCTCGAAGCGCCTGAAGTTCCACACCCAGACGGCCGGCCAATCGCTGACCGCCCAGCAGCCGCTGAACAACGTCGTTCGGGTGACCATCCAGGCGCTCGCGGGCGTACTCGGCGGCACCCAGTCGCTGCACACCAACTCCTACGACGAGGCGCTCGCCCTGCCCAGCGAGCAGTCGGTCCGGGTGGCGCTGCGGACCCAGCAGATCATCGCCGAGGAGTCCGGCGCCGCCGACATCGTCGATCCCCTGGGCGGCTCGTACGCGGTCGAAGCGCTCACCGACGAAGTGGAGGGGAAGGCGATGGCGTACATCGAGGAGATCCGCGAGATGGGCGACGGCTCCGTACGCGACGGGGTCCTTTCGGGGATCGAGCAGGGATACTTCCACCGGGAGATCCAGGACGCCGCCTACGAGTACCAGGAGCGTGTCGAGGCCGGCGAGGAAACCGTCGTGGGTGTCAACGCCTACGAGCTCGAGGAAGACACACGCCCGGAGATCCTGGAGGTAGACGAGACGGTGCAAAGGCGCCAGCGTGACCGGCTCGAGTCGGTCAAACGGGAGCGCGACGAGGAGGCGGTCGAGGCGGCGCTTTCAGAACTCGAGGAAGTCGTTGCCGCCGGCGAGAACGCGATGCCCGCGATCGTCGACGCGGTGAAGGCGTACGCCACGATGGGCGAGATCATGCACGTGTTCGAACAGCAGCACGGCAGCTACCAGGAGACCGCCGGCGTGGCGTACTGA
- a CDS encoding FAD-dependent oxidoreductase, giving the protein MDATVEVVETEDVGTNTVAVTISTPEEFTAEPGQFVRLAATIDGEEYARFYTLSSPSVTDTFEVTVGIDPEESGPFSEFLATLEPGTTLEMSGPFGDQYYEGESRAVVLAGGPGVGPAVAIAERALSAGNEAAVVYRYEGSPAHGTRLARLRERGATVRVTDAPLDTPVAEVLTGTEGEQLFVFGFDSFVDLATQAVESSGGSLDGAKVENFG; this is encoded by the coding sequence ATGGACGCGACAGTCGAAGTAGTCGAAACCGAGGACGTCGGCACGAACACCGTCGCCGTGACGATCTCGACGCCCGAGGAGTTCACGGCGGAGCCGGGACAGTTCGTGCGGCTCGCGGCGACGATCGACGGCGAGGAGTACGCCAGGTTCTACACGTTGTCCTCGCCGTCCGTGACGGATACCTTCGAGGTGACTGTCGGTATCGATCCCGAGGAGAGCGGTCCGTTCAGCGAGTTCCTCGCGACGCTGGAACCCGGAACGACCCTCGAGATGTCCGGCCCCTTCGGCGATCAGTACTACGAGGGGGAGTCGCGCGCCGTGGTGCTCGCCGGCGGACCGGGGGTGGGGCCGGCCGTCGCGATCGCCGAGCGCGCGCTTTCGGCGGGCAATGAGGCGGCTGTCGTCTACCGATACGAGGGGTCGCCGGCTCACGGGACGCGGCTCGCCCGACTCCGCGAACGGGGGGCGACGGTTCGGGTCACCGACGCGCCGCTTGACACCCCCGTCGCCGAGGTCCTCACCGGGACGGAGGGAGAACAACTGTTCGTCTTCGGCTTCGACTCCTTTGTCGATCTCGCAACGCAGGCGGTCGAATCCTCCGGCGGGAGCCTCGACGGCGCGAAAGTCGAGAACTTCGGGTGA
- a CDS encoding HIT family protein, with protein sequence MDQLFAPWRIEWIEREEEPIEGCPFCVLPDRDADRESRIVARSEHAFVLLNNYPYNPGHVMVIPYAHEGEYGELSEAIMLDHAQLKAATFEAMRRSFDPAGFNAGMNLGGDAAGGSIDDHVHTHVVPRWRGDTNYMAVIGDTTVIVEGLAETYDRLHEAFAELDGATATDLDDAVEVSF encoded by the coding sequence ATGGATCAGCTGTTCGCCCCGTGGCGGATCGAGTGGATCGAACGCGAGGAGGAGCCCATCGAGGGCTGTCCGTTCTGCGTCCTTCCCGACCGGGATGCAGACCGAGAGTCACGCATCGTCGCCCGCAGCGAGCACGCGTTCGTGCTACTCAACAACTACCCATACAATCCGGGACACGTGATGGTCATCCCGTACGCCCACGAGGGGGAGTACGGCGAGCTCTCGGAGGCAATCATGCTGGATCACGCCCAATTAAAGGCGGCGACGTTTGAAGCGATGCGACGGTCGTTCGATCCAGCCGGCTTCAACGCCGGGATGAACCTCGGCGGCGACGCCGCAGGGGGCTCGATCGACGATCACGTCCACACCCACGTCGTGCCGCGCTGGCGCGGCGACACCAACTACATGGCCGTGATCGGGGACACGACGGTGATCGTCGAAGGGCTGGCGGAGACGTACGACCGGCTGCACGAGGCGTTCGCCGAGCTGGATGGAGCCACGGCGACGGATCTGGACGACGCTGTCGAAGTTTCCTTTTAA
- a CDS encoding MBL fold metallo-hydrolase — protein MDLRFLGGAREVGRSAILVNDTLLLDFGLLADNPLQRPVETPDPDAVVVSHGHLDHVGAIPALLSGKNRPPIHWTPPTSELALTLARDTLKLHGGTLQCPFTETDVKRVTEVSRTHGYGEPFEAAGHRVTFFNAGHIPGSAHVLVDDGDTRLLYTGDFHTDDQRLVAGTTARPDADVVICESTYSDVEHEDRETVESRFAESVKTTLWEGGTVIVPAFAIGRTQEMMLICDAHDIPCYVDGMGTQVTEMFRRHPEFLRDPEALRRAKSHARFVTGRDGQRKRITEQKAAIITTSGMLSGGPAMSYIPEIRSNPVNKITMTGYQVAGTPGRELLETGSAEIDGRVMPVAAQVEGYDFSAHADRSGLLSFLDSYRDATVLVNHGDRCEQFAEDLSADGYDASAPAIGDVWRG, from the coding sequence ATGGATCTGCGATTTCTCGGCGGCGCTCGCGAGGTCGGTCGGAGCGCCATCCTCGTGAACGACACGCTTCTTCTGGATTTCGGACTGCTCGCTGACAACCCGCTCCAGCGCCCCGTCGAGACGCCCGACCCGGACGCCGTCGTCGTCTCCCACGGCCACCTCGATCACGTCGGTGCCATTCCGGCGCTCCTCTCGGGGAAAAACCGGCCGCCCATTCACTGGACGCCGCCGACGTCGGAACTCGCCCTCACGCTGGCCCGTGACACGCTGAAGCTCCACGGGGGGACCTTACAGTGTCCCTTCACTGAAACCGACGTCAAACGGGTGACGGAGGTTTCGCGAACGCACGGCTACGGGGAGCCGTTCGAGGCCGCCGGCCACCGGGTCACCTTTTTTAACGCCGGCCACATCCCCGGCAGCGCCCACGTCCTGGTCGACGATGGCGACACCCGACTGCTGTACACCGGCGACTTCCACACCGACGACCAGCGGCTCGTCGCTGGAACCACTGCTCGCCCCGACGCCGACGTCGTCATCTGCGAGAGCACCTATTCGGACGTCGAACACGAGGATCGAGAGACCGTCGAATCGCGGTTCGCCGAGAGCGTCAAGACCACACTGTGGGAAGGCGGGACCGTGATCGTCCCGGCGTTTGCCATCGGACGGACACAGGAGATGATGCTGATCTGTGATGCTCACGACATCCCGTGTTACGTCGACGGGATGGGTACGCAGGTGACCGAGATGTTCCGCCGGCATCCCGAATTCCTCCGCGACCCCGAGGCGCTCAGGCGAGCGAAATCACACGCCCGGTTCGTCACCGGTCGCGACGGCCAGCGGAAACGCATTACCGAACAGAAGGCGGCGATTATCACCACGAGCGGGATGCTCTCGGGCGGGCCGGCGATGTCCTACATCCCGGAGATCCGGTCCAATCCGGTGAACAAGATCACGATGACCGGCTACCAGGTCGCGGGAACTCCCGGACGCGAACTCCTCGAGACCGGATCCGCTGAGATCGACGGGCGGGTGATGCCCGTCGCCGCCCAGGTCGAGGGGTACGACTTCTCGGCGCATGCGGATAGGTCGGGATTGCTGTCGTTTCTCGACTCATACCGGGACGCCACCGTGCTCGTGAACCATGGCGACCGGTGTGAGCAGTTCGCCGAGGACCTGTCGGCGGACGGCTACGACGCGAGCGCGCCGGCGATCGGGGACGTTTGGCGGGGTTAG
- a CDS encoding DUF6517 family protein, producing MRRRELIAGAGIALATTTAGCTSVLNDEPVTFEAALAQVPESVARDAGYELDEFGEQVIERTFEAAGQSQTVQVTNRTAEYEKAIELGPLGELRAAIFTALSTPKVEVLGRTFNPVDDLSNEELAEMIQDQYADIGDLEVEHEAPVTILGTDTTQTKFAGEIRMEGGEEIDIYLHVSSPVESGDDLVIAVGGYPQQLPGEEDHVLTMMEAIEHDT from the coding sequence ATGCGACGACGCGAACTCATCGCCGGTGCCGGGATCGCTCTGGCGACGACGACGGCAGGCTGTACGAGCGTACTGAACGACGAGCCGGTCACCTTCGAGGCCGCGCTCGCCCAGGTCCCCGAGTCGGTGGCCCGGGACGCGGGATACGAACTCGACGAATTCGGCGAACAGGTGATCGAGCGAACGTTCGAGGCGGCCGGACAGTCCCAGACCGTACAGGTGACGAACCGGACCGCCGAGTACGAAAAGGCGATCGAGCTGGGGCCGCTCGGCGAGCTCCGCGCCGCCATCTTCACGGCGCTTTCGACCCCGAAAGTGGAGGTTCTCGGCCGGACGTTCAACCCCGTCGACGACCTCTCGAACGAGGAACTCGCAGAGATGATTCAAGACCAGTACGCCGACATCGGCGATCTCGAGGTGGAACACGAGGCGCCGGTGACGATTCTGGGAACCGACACAACCCAGACGAAGTTCGCCGGCGAGATCCGCATGGAAGGTGGAGAAGAGATCGACATCTACCTCCACGTGAGTAGCCCGGTCGAAAGCGGTGACGACCTCGTGATCGCCGTCGGTGGCTATCCCCAGCAGCTTCCGGGTGAAGAGGACCACGTGTTGACGATGATGGAAGCGATCGAACACGATACATAA
- a CDS encoding RPA12/RPB9/RPC11 RNA polymerase family protein, whose translation MQFCDECGSMMHTEGDTWVCRSCDNEEPRDSQAEAAMATREGQRNDGAPAVADATKGSTETMQEHCPADDCDSDRAYYEMMPKPGGSYEVRLFTCVECGHKWRET comes from the coding sequence ATGCAATTCTGCGACGAGTGCGGTTCAATGATGCACACGGAGGGCGACACGTGGGTGTGTCGCTCCTGTGACAACGAGGAGCCGCGGGACTCGCAAGCGGAAGCGGCGATGGCAACCCGGGAGGGACAGCGAAACGACGGGGCACCCGCCGTGGCCGACGCGACGAAAGGCTCTACTGAGACGATGCAGGAACATTGTCCAGCGGATGACTGCGACAGCGACCGAGCCTACTACGAGATGATGCCGAAGCCGGGCGGATCCTACGAGGTTCGACTGTTCACCTGCGTCGAGTGTGGCCACAAATGGCGCGAGACCTGA
- a CDS encoding DUF7342 family protein — MDSWTDGLSTRERVRKIALSLTRPRSVNWIKTEADVASWDTTKDELERLVEYGQIKRVEDDSGSETRYRYGPNYRRRYLDRVEELVADHTKDELRNEIAAIQEQIETWQDAYDVDSLSALNESVTDTGLSSDEIRERNAVIRRWERSRETKRLIAHALSLYDDLERVTDPDSGPQPSEMAP, encoded by the coding sequence ATGGACTCGTGGACTGATGGACTCAGTACCAGGGAGCGCGTACGGAAAATTGCGCTCTCGCTGACCCGACCCCGGTCGGTCAACTGGATTAAAACGGAAGCCGACGTCGCGTCGTGGGACACGACGAAAGACGAACTCGAGCGACTCGTCGAATACGGGCAGATCAAACGCGTCGAAGACGACAGCGGAAGCGAGACACGGTACCGGTACGGGCCGAACTATCGGCGGCGCTATCTGGATCGCGTGGAAGAACTCGTCGCCGATCACACGAAGGACGAACTACGAAACGAGATCGCGGCGATCCAAGAGCAGATTGAAACGTGGCAGGATGCCTACGACGTGGACTCCCTGAGCGCGCTGAACGAGTCCGTGACGGACACGGGTCTGTCGAGCGACGAAATTCGCGAGCGAAATGCGGTCATCCGTCGCTGGGAGCGCTCCCGGGAGACGAAACGTCTCATCGCCCACGCGCTCTCTCTGTACGACGACCTCGAACGCGTCACCGATCCCGACTCTGGCCCCCAGCCGAGTGAGATGGCACCCTGA
- a CDS encoding stage II sporulation protein M, with the protein MRIGSRVRDAVRTLVYRPHDVLPWYLVGAGVPAVSRVISLLAFALAAGVLWTRSGLATFRERALEIGPIPIDDPAVAEAQDPFGDPESVGQPPEQELEELLGTTPEELAAVFEPLADPAAVSIVVLGLILTGIVSVGLNAVVSAGRLGGVYGALRGADGSRAGVETFLRDWLSFLALLVVELVALAAVVIVGVGLLTTALGAGGAAGVGLGILAVLATVAGILLVQLLLAFVGPAIVVDGRGFFAGLKGGLAFLVREPLAVVAYVVLGLSVVVGLAIVGGFFSLLGAGSVVALLGLVVAAPLLETAKVSLYAASRGEELSAPAPDLRERRPLRVRARDGFARGWRELFAFVRETPGLHATIVGLFAAGIAVGWVVIGGGLVGIVETSIDGRLVGTNPIGLFFDFAANNWTVAVLTATGGLAFAVPAAVSILFNGLAFGAIARLEVDLLELLAFVTPHGIVEIPAILIAGALGLWLGLIAFRGVVGRADRTDLADGIRRAYWVLVGIAILILVAAVIEAFVSPYLRLLV; encoded by the coding sequence ATGCGTATCGGTTCCCGCGTTCGCGACGCCGTCCGAACGCTCGTGTATCGCCCGCACGACGTTCTCCCGTGGTATCTCGTCGGTGCCGGCGTCCCCGCCGTGAGTCGCGTGATTAGCCTGCTCGCGTTCGCGCTGGCGGCTGGGGTGTTGTGGACCCGGAGCGGGCTCGCGACGTTCCGCGAGCGTGCCCTCGAGATCGGTCCGATCCCGATCGACGATCCGGCCGTCGCGGAGGCGCAGGATCCGTTCGGGGATCCCGAATCCGTGGGACAACCGCCCGAACAGGAACTCGAGGAGTTGCTCGGCACCACGCCCGAGGAGCTGGCTGCAGTCTTCGAACCGCTCGCGGATCCGGCTGCCGTTTCGATCGTGGTCCTCGGGCTGATTCTCACCGGAATTGTCTCGGTTGGGCTCAACGCGGTGGTGTCTGCGGGCCGTCTCGGCGGCGTTTACGGCGCGCTTCGGGGCGCTGACGGCTCCCGTGCCGGCGTGGAGACGTTCCTCCGCGACTGGCTTTCGTTCCTCGCACTCCTGGTCGTCGAGCTCGTCGCGCTCGCAGCCGTCGTGATCGTCGGGGTCGGACTGTTGACGACTGCTCTGGGCGCCGGCGGAGCCGCGGGCGTCGGGCTCGGGATCCTTGCGGTCCTCGCGACGGTCGCCGGGATCCTCCTGGTGCAGCTGCTTTTGGCGTTCGTCGGCCCGGCGATCGTCGTCGACGGTCGCGGGTTTTTCGCGGGATTGAAAGGCGGACTCGCGTTTCTCGTCCGCGAACCGCTCGCGGTCGTGGCCTACGTGGTGCTGGGACTTTCAGTCGTCGTCGGGCTCGCCATCGTCGGAGGCTTCTTTTCGCTTCTGGGTGCCGGAAGCGTCGTCGCCCTGCTCGGGCTGGTGGTGGCGGCGCCGCTCCTCGAGACGGCGAAAGTGAGCCTCTACGCCGCCTCGCGGGGCGAGGAGCTGTCTGCGCCGGCGCCGGACCTCCGCGAGCGTCGCCCGCTGCGCGTCCGTGCTCGGGACGGCTTCGCCCGCGGTTGGCGGGAACTGTTCGCGTTCGTCCGGGAGACGCCGGGGCTGCACGCGACCATCGTCGGCCTGTTCGCCGCCGGGATCGCGGTCGGCTGGGTCGTGATCGGCGGCGGACTCGTCGGGATCGTCGAGACGTCGATCGACGGGCGGCTCGTCGGGACGAACCCGATCGGCCTCTTTTTCGACTTCGCGGCGAACAACTGGACGGTCGCGGTGCTCACCGCCACTGGGGGGCTCGCGTTTGCGGTGCCGGCGGCGGTGTCGATCCTCTTTAACGGCCTCGCGTTCGGCGCGATCGCCCGCCTCGAAGTCGACCTCCTGGAACTTCTCGCGTTCGTCACACCCCACGGGATCGTCGAGATCCCGGCGATCCTGATCGCCGGCGCGCTCGGGCTGTGGCTCGGGCTCATCGCGTTCCGGGGAGTCGTTGGACGCGCCGATCGGACGGACCTCGCCGACGGGATCCGGCGCGCCTACTGGGTGCTGGTCGGCATCGCGATCCTGATCCTGGTTGCGGCGGTGATCGAAGCGTTCGTGAGCCCGTACCTTCGGTTACTGGTGTGA
- a CDS encoding 2-oxoacid:ferredoxin oxidoreductase subunit beta — protein MSSDVRFTDFKSDKQPTWCPGCGDFGTMNGMMKALANTGNDPDNTFVVAGIGCSGKIGTYMHSYSLHGVHGRALPVGAGVKIANPDLEVMVAGGDGDGYSIGVGHFIHNVRRNVDMTYVVMDNRIYGLTKGQASPTSRADFETSTTPEGPQQSPVNPLALALAAGGTFIAQSFSSDAMRHAEIVQEAIEHDGFGFVNVFSPCVTFNDVDTYDYFRDNLVDVADTDHEPTDRDAAKQKILDSSREYQGVLYRDPAAKTYEESKGLDEPMTEIPDGAPEDAMDLVREFY, from the coding sequence ATGAGTTCAGACGTTCGATTCACCGACTTCAAGTCAGACAAACAACCCACCTGGTGTCCCGGCTGCGGTGACTTCGGGACGATGAACGGCATGATGAAGGCGCTGGCGAACACCGGGAACGACCCGGACAACACGTTCGTCGTCGCCGGAATCGGCTGTTCGGGCAAGATCGGAACCTACATGCACAGTTACTCGCTTCACGGCGTCCACGGTCGGGCGCTGCCGGTCGGGGCGGGCGTGAAGATCGCCAACCCCGACCTCGAGGTGATGGTCGCCGGCGGCGACGGCGACGGCTACTCGATCGGGGTGGGTCATTTCATCCACAACGTTCGCCGGAACGTCGACATGACCTACGTCGTGATGGACAACCGGATCTACGGGCTCACGAAGGGTCAGGCGTCGCCGACCTCGCGTGCCGACTTCGAGACGTCGACGACGCCGGAGGGCCCCCAGCAGTCGCCGGTGAATCCGCTGGCGCTGGCGCTTGCGGCCGGCGGGACGTTCATCGCGCAGTCGTTTTCCTCGGACGCGATGCGGCACGCCGAAATCGTCCAGGAAGCGATCGAACACGACGGCTTCGGTTTCGTCAACGTGTTCTCGCCGTGTGTCACGTTCAACGACGTCGACACCTACGACTACTTCCGCGACAACCTGGTCGACGTCGCGGACACCGATCACGAGCCGACCGACAGGGACGCGGCCAAACAGAAGATCCTCGACAGCTCCAGGGAGTACCAGGGCGTGCTCTATCGGGATCCCGCCGCGAAGACCTACGAGGAGTCGAAGGGGCTCGACGAGCCGATGACCGAAATCCCCGACGGCGCCCCCGAGGACGCGATGGATCTGGTTCGGGAGTTTTACTAA